Part of the Pseudodesulfovibrio hydrargyri genome is shown below.
GGACCGGCCCGAGTCGAAGACCCGGCCGATGATGCCCCGGCCCGGCGAATAGGTCACGTCGTCGGACTGCGCCGGGCTGTAGGTCAGCGAGAGCTTCAGGTTCTCGGTCTTGGGGTCCATGATGACCATGAACGCCCGGACGTACTCCATGTCCAGGGCCAGGGTTTTCAGGAGCGCGTTGAGCGATTCCTCGAGGGTCGTCTCCTTCCTCAAGGTTTCCTGGATGGTCTTCAGCGTGAGCAGGTAGCTGAGATCATCGGAGTGGTCCTGTGTGTTGGTTGCCATTCTACTTCTCTGGGAGTTCAAGCTCTAGGAGTTCAGGGCCTTGACGCCGAGTTCCAGGGCTTTGAGGTTGACGGCCTGCAGCTTGGCCGGGAGATTCGCCTTGATGGCGGCTTCCAGGGCCTCGGGGCCGAAGGGCAGCTCGCCGGCCGCGCAGAGCGCGCCGAGCATGGCGATGTTGCCGGACTGCACGGCGCCCGCTTCCAGGCCGATGGACTGGTTGGCCATGAAGTACACCTTGTCGGTGCAGGTGGACACGGCCTTCCTGATGTCGTCGATGGTCGGGCATTCCTGTTTGCCCATGGCCACGGACAGGGGCGGCATGTACTCGGTGGACGAGACCACCAGGCCGCCCTGGCGCAGGTAGGGCAGGGCGCGCATGGTCTCCATGGGTTCGAACCCGAGGAGGATGTCGGCCTCGCCGATGCCGATCTTGGGCGACTTGCACCCGATCAGCACCGTGGACTCGACCACGCCGCCGCGCTGGGCCATGCCGTGGATTTCGCCCGAGGTCACGGTCAGCCCCTGGCTGAGGGCGGTCTTGGCCAGCAGGGTGGTGGCGGTTAGGGTGCCCTGGCCGCCCACGCCGGTCATGAATATGCGGATTTTCTTGGTATCGGGCATGGTTAGCTGCCTCTCTTCTTGGCTTTGATGTGCCCGCAGACCTGCAGGCAGAGCATGCAGCCGTTGCACAGGATCGGGTTGACCGCGGCCTTGCCGCCTTCCTTGTACATGGCCGGGCAGGCCAGCTTGTCCAGGCAGTCGAACCGGCCGGTGCAGGACTCGGCGACGTAGGCCACCTGCGGGGCGATCTTCTTGTAGACCCTGCGGGTGTACAGCGGGCAGGGCTCCTTGGCGATGAGCACGCGCACGCCGCTCATCCCGCCGAGTTCCTCCAGGGCGGCCATGGTCTTCCTCTGGTTGAACGGGTTGACCGTGCGCACCTCGGTGACGCCCAGGCCGCGCACGGCGGACTCGATGTCCAGCGGGTGGTCGTTGTCGCCGATGACCGTCTTGTCCACGCCCGGGTTGGGCTGGTGGCCGGTCATGGCCGTGGTCCGGTTGTCCAGGATGACGATGAGCACGTCATGGGCGTTGAAGACCGCGTTGGCCACGCCGGTCAGGCCGGAGTGGAAGAAGGTGGAGTCGCCGATGAAGGCGACCACTTTCTGGCCGGACGCCTTGGCCAGTCCGCCGCCCGCCGAGATGGAGGAGCCCATGCACAGCAAAAAGTCGGCGGTCTGCAGCGGGGGCAGCAGGCCCAGCGTGTAGCAGCCGATGTCCGAGGAGTAGACCGCGTCGTCGCCGAAGACCTTGCGGGCCGCGTAGTAGGTGCCGCGATGCGGGCACCCGGCGCACAGGTTCGGCGGACGGCCGGGCAGCTCGGGCAGGGAACATTCGCAGGTGGGCACCGGGGATTCGCCCAGACCCTCGCGGATGGCGTTCTCGACCATGGTCACGTCGAACTCGCCGTTGCGCGGCAGGACGTCCTTGCCCTTGATCTCGATGGAAAGCCCGTTCTTCTGGGCCAGGACGCGCAGCTCGTTCTCCACGACCGGCTCCAGTTCCTCGACCACCAGGACCGTGTCCACGGACTTGAGGAAGTCCAGGCACTTGTTCTCGGGCAAGGGGTTGGAGAAGCCGAGCTCCAGGACCGTGACCTTGTCGGCCAGGCCCGCGTTGTCCAGAGCGTCGGCCACGTAGGCGCGGGAGATGCCGGAACAGACGATGCCGTATTCGCCGCTGCCGGTGACCTTGTTGTACGGGGAGTTCTCGGCCTCCTCGCGCAGGGCTTCCATGCGTTCCATGAGGCGGACGTGCATGGGCCGGGAAAAGGCCGGGATGGGCACGAAATGGGGCGGATTGCGCTTGAAGCCCTCGGGCTTGCCCGGGGCCGGGGCCGGGCCGAACTCGACCGGGCCGCGCAGGTGGTTGACGCGGGTGGTGGTCCGCAGGAGCAGGGGCGCGCCGTGCTTCTTGGACAGGAGCAGGCCGTCGCGGGCCATGTCCTTGGCCTCCTGGGCCGAGGACGGTTCGAGCACCGGCATGCCGCCCAGGCGGGCGTAGATGCGGTTGTCCTGCTCGTTCTGGCTGGAATGGCAGCCGGGGTCGTCGGCGGACAGGAGCATCAGCCCGCCGGGAGCGCCCACGTAGCAGAGGGTCATCAGCGGGTCGGCGGCCACGTTCACGCCCACGTGCTTCATGGTGCACATGGACATGGCGCCGGCCAGGGTCGCGCCTCCGGCCACTTCCAGGGCGACCTTCTCGTTGACCGAGTATTCGAAGTAGTATTTGCCGTCGGGCGAAATGCGGTAGAACGTGTCCGGCACTTCGCTTGAGGGGGTGCCGGGGTAACAGGTCACCACCTGGATGCCCGCTTCCACGGCGCCGCGCACGATGGCTTCGTTGCCGAGGAGCAGATGGGTGTCGCCGGGAGTGTCACCCAAGAGCGGATTTGCCATTTTGCCTCTCCTGCGGCCGGATGCCTTCGCGTCCGGCCTCTTTGAACTAGATGATTCGATTATTTGTTTTCCAACTGGGAGATCTTGTACTCGATGAACGGCTTGTCGCCGACGTTCTCACCGTCCAGCTTCTTGTAGGCGGCCAGGGCTTCGGCCTTGTCGCCCGCGGCCTCGGCGGCCAGGGCGAGCTGGCGGTAGACCGGGATGGTGTAGGCGGCGGAGGCCAGGCCGACCAGTTCCTTCATCTCCTTGAGAGCGTCCGCGCCGTTTCCGGCCAGGGCCATGGCCTTGGCGCGGCCCAGGCGGGCGACGAACTGCATCTCGCCCTCGGTCAGGCCGACCAGGGCTTCCCAATAGCCCTGGGCCTTGGCGTAGTCGCCCAGGCTCATGGCGGTCTGGGCGGCCTCCAGGGTCACTGCGGGCCGGACGGAATCCGTGACGTCCCCGAGCATGGCGTCGAGCTTGGCCAGCCGGTCGGCCCCGGTGGAGGAAACCATGATCTCGCCCAGGGCGGCCTGGGCGCTGGACTCGGCCCTGGCGCTGTAGGCCTTGTAGCCCGCGTAGGCCACGGTCACGGCCAGGATGACGCAGACCGCGGAGATCAGCTGCTTGCGGTAGGCGAACGCGGCTTCGAGGATCGGGTGCAGGGAATCGGGAGTGCGGGCCTCGATGTCGGTCAGCACGTCGGGTTGATCGGGATTGGTTGCAGCCATGGGATTTTCATGCCTCCATGAGGGTGATTTTTGTGGTAAACGGGCCGGGAAGCGAGGCCCGGCAACGCAGAGGGCTTGATAAGCAAAATTGTAAAAAAGGTCAAAGCCTATTTTGGCGGGAAGACGTAAAATAGCCAAAAACAGCGCCTGTAATCAAGCTGTTGTCTAAGTAAATAACAAAAAATGTAAATCGATCGGCGCCCGTCAATCCAAAGTGTATTCGGTCTGCAAAGACGGGAATTGACTTTATCCCCCGGAGGAGGTTAGCAAATTGGCTCGCCCAGGCAGAATTTCGTTCGGCTTCGGCGGCGACAATTTCAAGGAGAATCTTCATGGATTTACGCGAACAGATGGTGGAGATGGGCAAGCGCGCCAAGGCGGCTTCGCGCAGGCTTTCAGCGGCCTCGGGCAAGGCCAAGCGGGACGCCCTGCTGATCCTGGCCCAACTGCTGGAGTCCGAGGCCCCGGCCATCCGGGAGGCCAACCGGCTCGACCTGGACACGGCCGCCGAAAACGGCCTGGACAAGGCCCGGGTGCAGCGTCTGACCATCAGCGACAAGGTCCTGAACTCCATGATCCAGGGGTGCCGCGAGGTGGCGGCCATGGCCGACCCCGTGGGCGAGATCGAGTCCATGACCAAGCGCCCCAACGGCATGCTCGTGGGCCGCATGCGCGTGCCGCTCGGCGTGGTGGCCATGATCTACGAGTCCCGGCCCAACGCCACGGTGGACGCGGGCATCCTCTGCCTCAAGGCGGGCAACGCGGTCATCCTGCGCGGCGGCAGCGAGGCCTTCCATTCCAACAGGTGTCTGGCGGAGCTGATGCACAAGGCCCTGGAAAAGGCGGGCCTGCCCAGCGACGCGGTCCAGGTGCCGCCGACCACGGACCGCGAGGCCGTGGCCGAGATGCTCAAGCTCGAGGAGTACATCGACGTTGTCATCCCGCGCGGCGGCGAGGGGCTCATCCGGGCCGTTACCAGCCAGGCGACCATGCCGGTGCTCAAGCACTACAAGGGCGTGTGCCAGATTTTCGCCGACGCCTCCTGCGACATCGACAAGGCCGTTCCGATCATAGAGAACGCCAAGACGCAGTACCCCAGCGGCTGCAACGCGGTGGAGTGCCTGCTGGTCCACCGGGACGCGGCAAAGGCGCTGCTGCCCAGGGTGGCCGAGGCCATCGGGCCCAAGGGCGTGAGGTTCAAGGCCTGCCCCAAATCCCTGCCCCTGCTCGGCACGTACGCCGAGCCCGCCGTGGACGAAGACTGGGGCTACGAGTTCCTGGACCTGATCCTGGCGGTCAAAGTGGTCGCGGACCTGGACGAGGCCCTGGACTACATCGCGGAGCACGGCTCCAACCATACCGAGGCCATCCTGTCCGAGGACTACGCCAACTGCATGCGCTTCGTGCGCGAGGTGGACGCCTCCCTGGTGGTGGCCAACTCCTCCACACGGTTCAACGACGGCGCGCAGCTCGGCCTGGGCGCGGAGATCGGCATCTCCACCTCCAAGCTCCACGCCTACGGCCCCATGGGCATCAAGGAGTTGACCAGCGCCAAGTTCGTCCTGCTGGGCGAAGGGCAGATCAGGGAATAGTCGTTCCCCGATCCTACATAATGAATTGAACGGGCCGTCCGCAAGGGCGGCCCTTTGATTAGCCTCTGTCGGCCCGCCCCGGCCTATCCCGGGTTGCGTGCGGGCATCAGGGAAGCTATTGTCGGGACAATATAGGAGATCGGCAATGAAGATAGGCATATTGGGCGGCAGCTTCAATCCGGTGCATACCGGCCATGTGCGCATGGCCGTGGAGGTTCTGGAACAGCTCGGCCTGGACCGGGTGGAGCTGGTCCCGGCGAGCGAGCCGCCGCACAAGCGGGGGGCGGACATCCTGCCCTTCGACCTGCGCATGGAGCTGGTCCACCGGGCCATCGCGGACATCCCCGGCCTGGGGGCCAACCCTCTGGAGGCCGAGCGGCCCGGGCCGTCGTTCACCTGCGACACCCTGACCTGCTACCGCACCAAGACGCCGGAGACCGAACTGTATTTCATCGTGGGCGCGTCCACCTTTCTGGAAATGCACCGTTGGCATCGCGGGCTGGAGATTCCGGCCCTGGCCTCCCTGGTGGTGGTCAACCGCTGGGAGGCGGCCGACGACGTGGCCGGGTTCGTGACCGAACACTGGCCCGACGCGGTCATGGAGTCCGTGGGCGCGTGGCGGTTGCCCGAGGGCAACTCCATCCGGCTGCTGGACACCCCCCGCCTGGACATCAAGGGCGGGCACATCCGCCGCCGCTGGCTGGATCGCCGCAACCTGAGCCTGCTGGTCCCGGACGGGGTCCGCGACCTGCTCGAAGAGCGCGCGGGTGAGATCGAAAGCCATTGGGGCGAACGGAAGCGGGCGTAGCCGTGCAACGGCCGGGGACGGGCGCAGGCCGGGGAAATCAGGCCAGGGAGGCCCGGACCGCGTCCATGACCGTTTCGGGCGTGGTCTCGGTCATGCATTCAAAGCCGCGAACGCACTGTCTGGCCCCGTGCAGGGAGCAGGGGCGGCAGGGCAGGTCCCGTTCCAGGACCACGTCCTTCTTGCCCGCCGGATAGAATCCCCAGGCGCGGGCCGTGGGTCCGAACAGTGCGACCACCGGGGTGCCCACGCCGCAGGCCAGGTGCATGGGGCCGGAATCGCCGGTGACCAGCAGGTCGGCCCGCCCGAGCAGTCCGCAGGTCTCGCGCAGGTCGGTCTTGTTGGTCAGGTCGTGCTCGTGGCCGCTGGTCAGCGGCGTCTCGTTTCTTCCCACCACGAACCAGTTGACACCCTCGGCGTCGAGCAGGGCGGCCAGCCGGATCCAGTTCTCGGCGGGCCACTGCTTGGACGGGTGGGTGGCGTAGGGGTGCAGGGCCACGCGCGGCCCCTGGCAGGAGATCGGGGACAGGTGCCGTTCGGCGGCCCGCGTTTCGTCTTCGGTCAGAAAGATGCGCGGCAGCACGGCCTCGCGTTCGGGTGCGCTCCGGTCCAGGGCCAGGGCGTACCGTTGGGGCACGTTCAGGGCCTCGAGCCTGATGCGGAAACGGTCCGAGCGGGTACGCTCGAACAGGCGGCGGGTCAGGCCGAACTTTGGGTAGCGGCGGACACGCCCCTTCCAGCGCAGGGCCAGGATACGCGAGCGCAGAGTGCCGTGCAGGTCCACGAGCGTGCTCCCGGCGTATTGTCGGGCCAGTTCGCCGGTCCTGCGCAGCCAGCCCGCGTCGGTCAGGTCGGCCTTGGCCAGGCCGATGGTCCCGGCCAAGGCCGGGTGGTTGGCGAGCAGGGGCAGGTTGGCCTCCCTGGTAGCGAAGACGAAGGTCCGCCCGGTCCGCTCGTGCCAGTGGGACAGGACGCCGGTGGCCAGGACCACGTCGCCCATGTGCCCCAGGCGGAAGACCACGGCGGGCTGTTCGGCTGCACTCGAATTCATGCCCGTCCTGTTCGCCTCAATCGCCTTGGAAGTCAAGCCTGTTGCGTGTTGCGCAGGTCCGTGGCATCTGCTACATCCAACAGAAATGCATCGTGTTCGTTCCTCTCGTTTCCAGGAAGTGAAAAGAACCCATGGTTGAACTCATACTCGCCGTCGGCGTGGCCGTCTTTGTGTCCGCATTCTGCTCCGTGGCCGAAGCTGCGCTCTATTCCATGAGCTGGGCCGACATCCAGAAGCTCAAGGACAGCGGCCGCAAGTCCGCGGTTCTGCTCCACAAGCTGCGCTCCAAGATCGACGAGCCCATCACCGCCATCCTGACCCTGAACACCTGCGCGCACACCGCCGGAGCCGCCGTGGCGGGCTGGGCCTGGGCCAAGCTCTACGGCGAAGACACGCTTTGGCTCTTTACAGTGGGCTTTACAGTAATTATTCTCATCTTCACGGAGATCATGCCCAAGACCCTGGGCGTGCTCTATTCGGACGTGATCGCGCCGCCCCTGTCCCGGCCGCTCAAGGGCATGGTCTGGCTGTTCAAGCCGGTCATCGCCATCATGGGCGTGCTGTCCAGGGCGGTCAGTCACAGGGAGTCTAAGCCGGACCACACCGAGGACGACATCCGGGCCATCGTCAGCCTGACCCGCCGTTCCGGGGTGATCAAGCAGTACGAGGAGACCTCCATCCGGAACATCCTCTCCCTGGACTCCAAGACAGCGGAGCAGATCATGACCCCGAGGACCGTGGTCTTTTCGCTGCCCGCGGACATGACCGTGGCCCAGGCCAGGGAGGAGCATCCCAACTGGCCGCACAGCCGCATCCCGGTGTACGAGGAGGATACCGAGGACATCGTGGGCGTGGTCTACCGGCGGTTGGTGCTCGAGGCCCTGGCCGACGACCGGGACGAGCTCAAGCTGTCGGACATCATGCGCCCGGTGCGTTTCGTCCTGGAGTCCGTCACCCTGGACAAGCTGCTGGTGCAGTTCCTGGGCAGCCGCATGCACCTGGCCGTGGTCCTGGACGAGTACGGCGGAGTGGCCGGGGTGGTCACCCTGGAGGACGTGCTCGAGGAAATTTTGGGCAGTGAAATAGTTGACGAGACCGATCAGGTGGTCGATATGCGGGAACTCGCCCGCACCCAGCGGGACGAATTGACCCGCGCCCGCAACGGGTCCACCGGCGGGGACGAGAAAGAATAGCGCTCGGCGCAAGGAACCATATGGCCAAGAAGTCCAACAAAACCGTGTACGCCGTCGCCCTGGTGCTCTTCCTGGGCGGCCTTTCCTACCTCATCTTTTCCGGCCTGACCCAGGATTCGGTCTACTTCCTGAACGTGACCGAGGCCCTGGCCCAGGACCGGGCCGAAATCGGCAACGCCCGGCTGTTCGGCAAGGTCTCGCCCGCGCGGCTGGCCATCGCCGACGGCAAGCTCGGCGCCGACTTCGACCTGGTGGACAAGATGCGGCACGACAAGACCCTGCGGGTGGAATACAAGGGTGCGCTGCCGGACACCTTCAAGGCGGACGTCGAGGTCATCGTGGAGGGGAAGTTCTCCCCGGACGGGCAGGTCTTTCTGGCCCGGACCCTGGTGACCAAGTGTCCCTCCAAGTACGAGGAGAAGAGCAAGCAGATGGACATGCAGCAGGGGCAGGCCGGTTAGTGAATTTTTTTTCACATCATTGCGCCCCGGTCCTTTCCCCTCTATCGCCGTTGAACCCGCCGGACACGATCGCGGGCCAGGGGGCGACGACCCCTTTCCCCGCTCGTCGAATTTGTCGTAAGGAGCCTGTATGCATCTGACCGGATACGTCGGTTTACTCTTTTCCCTGCTCGCCTTCCTCTTCCTCGCCGGTTTCGCCGGTTTCGCCGCCTGGACCCGCAAGGGCGAGGCGCTGACCGTGGTGGAGCGGGGGCAGTTCATCGCCGCCTGCGGCGTTATCTTTTCCACGCTCGTCCTGCTGTTCGCCCTGACCGCCAGGGACTATTCCTTCCGCTACGTCTACAACAACGTGGACAACGCCCTGTCCTTCGTCTACACCCTGACCGCCCTGTGGGGCGGCCGCGAAGGGTCGCTGCTGTGCTGGGAGCTGATCATCGCCCTGTCCGGCATGATCTTCATGGTCACGCCCGGCTACCGGTCGCTCGGTTCGGACACCAAGCTCTTCTTCTGGATGTTCTTCCTGACCGTGCAGGGCTTCTTCCTGCTCCTGCTCACAGGCTGGTCCAACCCGTTCATCGAGATCGTCCCGGCCCCGGGCGACGGGCGCGGCCTGAATCCGCTGCTGCGCAACCCGGGCATGATCTTCCATCCGCCGCTCTTGTTCATGGGCTTCGCCCTGTATACCATCCCGGCCTGCGCGGCCCTGGCCTCGAGCATCGCCGGGGAGAAGAAGTCGTGGATCAAGGTGGTCCGCAACTGGAACGTCCTGTCCTGGGTCTTTTTGACCGCGGGCATCGTCCTGGGCGGCTGGTGGTCCTACATGGAGCTCGGCTGGGGCGGCTACTGGGCCTGGGACCCGGTGGAGAACGCCTCCCTGATCCCCTGGTTCGCGGGCACCGCCGTGTTGCACACGTCGATCATCGAATCGCGGCGCAACGCCCTGCAGCGAACCAACGTCTTCCTGATGTCCCTGACCTTCATCCTGTGCATCTTCTCCACCTATCTGACCCGCTCCGGCGTGATCGACTCCCTGCACACCTTCGGCGCGTCCGGCGTGGCCCAGCCCCTGTTCTGGTCCATGGTCGCGACTCTGGTCGTCACCCTGATGGTCACCTTCCTGTCCGAGCGGCCGACCCACCGCACCCTGTCCGATTTCCTGAGCCGCCAGGGACTGCTGGTCATCACGGCCTGGTTCCTCCTGGCCCTGGGACTGGTGGTCACCCTGGGGACCATGTGGCCGGTCATCAGCCGGTTGTGGACCGCCTCGCCCATGGGGCTGGACGCCCACTTCTACAATCGCGTCTGCCTGCCGTTCATGGCCCTGCTGGTGCTGCTCTTCTGCTTCTGTCCCTGGCTGGGCTGGAAGGGCGGCATCCGCGACAAGAAAGGGTTCATCGCGGTCAGCGCCGTGCTGGTGGTCGCGTTCGCCGCGTTCTACCTGTCGGGCGTGACCAACGTGCTGGCCGCCCTGACCGCCGCCGCTTCGGTGGCAGCCCTGGCCGGCATCGGCCTGCTCTTCGCCCTGTACCCGGCCGTGCGCGCCATGCGCCAGTCCTGGGGGGCCTACGGCGTGCACCTCGGCCTGGTGCTCCTGGCGCTGGGCGTGGCCTTTTCCGGGCCGTACAAGACCGAGCGCGAGGTGGTTCTTGCCCAGGGGGAATCCGTGTCCATCGGCGAGTTCACCGTGACCTACGCGGGATTGCGCGAGGACCGCAACGTGGGCGACATAGAGGTCCGGGCCACGGCCACCCTGGCGGTCACCAAGGACGGCCGGGACGTGGGCGTGCTCCAGCCCGACAAGCGCATGTACAAAAACTTCCCCAACCAGCAGTTCGCCGAGGTGGGCACCATCCCGAGCCTCGGCGACGAGCTCTACGCCACGCTGCTCGGCCTGACCGAGGACAACAAGGCGAGCTTCAAGATCAGCGTCAATCCGCTGGTCAACTGGATATGGATCGGCGGGACGATCATGTGCCTGCTCGCCTTCCTGCTGCTCAAGCGCACGCCCAGGCCCGGCGAGGTCAGGTAATGGCGGGACCGGGCAAACCCCTGCTGACCGTCAGGCGGGCGGCCAAGTTCTTCGGCAGCAAGCTCGTCTTCAAGGAGATCTCCTGCGAGGTCCGTTCCGGCGAGATTCTGCTGGTGGCCGGTCCCAACGGCGCGGGCAAGTCCACGCTCATGCGCATCATGGCCGGACTGAGCAAGCCGTCGGCGGGCGAGGTCCTGCGCGGGCTCGAGCCCGAGGAGACGGCCTATCTGGGTCACGCCACCTTCATCTATCCCGGGTTGACCGCCCTGGAGAACCTGCGCTTCTGGGCGTCCATGTACGGCCTGTCGCCGACCCGGGACGAGCTCATGGCCCTGCTCAAGCGGGTGGGGCTGGAGCGGGCGGCCGAGGAAAAGGCCGGAGCGTTCTCGCGCGGCATGGCCCAGCGGCTGAACCTGGCGCGCGTCTACCAGGCGGACCCCAAGCTCATCTTTCTCGACGAACCCGGCACCGGCCTGGACCCGGCCTCGCTGAAGCGGCTGCGCGCAGAGATCGCCGGGCTGCGCGACCACGGCACGGCCATCGTCTGGATCAGCCACCATGTGGCCGAGGACGCGGCCCTGGCCGACACGGTCCTGGCACTGGGGGGACGCAGGGTGGAATATTTCGGCCCGGCCTCGGACTTCACCCCGGAGGGCGCATGCTGAAGCGCACCCTGGTCATGGCCAAAAAGGACCTCAAGCTTTCCCTGTCCGGGGGCCAGGGACTGGTTCAGGCGGTCCTGCTCGGCCTGTTGCTGATCTTCCTGTTTTCGCTGTCCAAGCCACTGGGCGGGGCCATCTCGCCCCAGGCTGCGGGCGCCATCTTCTGGCTGGCCTCGGC
Proteins encoded:
- a CDS encoding indolepyruvate oxidoreductase subunit beta, whose translation is MPDTKKIRIFMTGVGGQGTLTATTLLAKTALSQGLTVTSGEIHGMAQRGGVVESTVLIGCKSPKIGIGEADILLGFEPMETMRALPYLRQGGLVVSSTEYMPPLSVAMGKQECPTIDDIRKAVSTCTDKVYFMANQSIGLEAGAVQSGNIAMLGALCAAGELPFGPEALEAAIKANLPAKLQAVNLKALELGVKALNS
- the iorA gene encoding indolepyruvate ferredoxin oxidoreductase subunit alpha, translated to MANPLLGDTPGDTHLLLGNEAIVRGAVEAGIQVVTCYPGTPSSEVPDTFYRISPDGKYYFEYSVNEKVALEVAGGATLAGAMSMCTMKHVGVNVAADPLMTLCYVGAPGGLMLLSADDPGCHSSQNEQDNRIYARLGGMPVLEPSSAQEAKDMARDGLLLSKKHGAPLLLRTTTRVNHLRGPVEFGPAPAPGKPEGFKRNPPHFVPIPAFSRPMHVRLMERMEALREEAENSPYNKVTGSGEYGIVCSGISRAYVADALDNAGLADKVTVLELGFSNPLPENKCLDFLKSVDTVLVVEELEPVVENELRVLAQKNGLSIEIKGKDVLPRNGEFDVTMVENAIREGLGESPVPTCECSLPELPGRPPNLCAGCPHRGTYYAARKVFGDDAVYSSDIGCYTLGLLPPLQTADFLLCMGSSISAGGGLAKASGQKVVAFIGDSTFFHSGLTGVANAVFNAHDVLIVILDNRTTAMTGHQPNPGVDKTVIGDNDHPLDIESAVRGLGVTEVRTVNPFNQRKTMAALEELGGMSGVRVLIAKEPCPLYTRRVYKKIAPQVAYVAESCTGRFDCLDKLACPAMYKEGGKAAVNPILCNGCMLCLQVCGHIKAKKRGS
- a CDS encoding tetratricopeptide repeat protein, which translates into the protein MAATNPDQPDVLTDIEARTPDSLHPILEAAFAYRKQLISAVCVILAVTVAYAGYKAYSARAESSAQAALGEIMVSSTGADRLAKLDAMLGDVTDSVRPAVTLEAAQTAMSLGDYAKAQGYWEALVGLTEGEMQFVARLGRAKAMALAGNGADALKEMKELVGLASAAYTIPVYRQLALAAEAAGDKAEALAAYKKLDGENVGDKPFIEYKISQLENK
- a CDS encoding glutamate-5-semialdehyde dehydrogenase; this translates as MDLREQMVEMGKRAKAASRRLSAASGKAKRDALLILAQLLESEAPAIREANRLDLDTAAENGLDKARVQRLTISDKVLNSMIQGCREVAAMADPVGEIESMTKRPNGMLVGRMRVPLGVVAMIYESRPNATVDAGILCLKAGNAVILRGGSEAFHSNRCLAELMHKALEKAGLPSDAVQVPPTTDREAVAEMLKLEEYIDVVIPRGGEGLIRAVTSQATMPVLKHYKGVCQIFADASCDIDKAVPIIENAKTQYPSGCNAVECLLVHRDAAKALLPRVAEAIGPKGVRFKACPKSLPLLGTYAEPAVDEDWGYEFLDLILAVKVVADLDEALDYIAEHGSNHTEAILSEDYANCMRFVREVDASLVVANSSTRFNDGAQLGLGAEIGISTSKLHAYGPMGIKELTSAKFVLLGEGQIRE
- the nadD gene encoding nicotinate (nicotinamide) nucleotide adenylyltransferase: MKIGILGGSFNPVHTGHVRMAVEVLEQLGLDRVELVPASEPPHKRGADILPFDLRMELVHRAIADIPGLGANPLEAERPGPSFTCDTLTCYRTKTPETELYFIVGASTFLEMHRWHRGLEIPALASLVVVNRWEAADDVAGFVTEHWPDAVMESVGAWRLPEGNSIRLLDTPRLDIKGGHIRRRWLDRRNLSLLVPDGVRDLLEERAGEIESHWGERKRA
- a CDS encoding glycosyltransferase family 9 protein, coding for MNSSAAEQPAVVFRLGHMGDVVLATGVLSHWHERTGRTFVFATREANLPLLANHPALAGTIGLAKADLTDAGWLRRTGELARQYAGSTLVDLHGTLRSRILALRWKGRVRRYPKFGLTRRLFERTRSDRFRIRLEALNVPQRYALALDRSAPEREAVLPRIFLTEDETRAAERHLSPISCQGPRVALHPYATHPSKQWPAENWIRLAALLDAEGVNWFVVGRNETPLTSGHEHDLTNKTDLRETCGLLGRADLLVTGDSGPMHLACGVGTPVVALFGPTARAWGFYPAGKKDVVLERDLPCRPCSLHGARQCVRGFECMTETTPETVMDAVRASLA
- a CDS encoding hemolysin family protein, with the protein product MVELILAVGVAVFVSAFCSVAEAALYSMSWADIQKLKDSGRKSAVLLHKLRSKIDEPITAILTLNTCAHTAGAAVAGWAWAKLYGEDTLWLFTVGFTVIILIFTEIMPKTLGVLYSDVIAPPLSRPLKGMVWLFKPVIAIMGVLSRAVSHRESKPDHTEDDIRAIVSLTRRSGVIKQYEETSIRNILSLDSKTAEQIMTPRTVVFSLPADMTVAQAREEHPNWPHSRIPVYEEDTEDIVGVVYRRLVLEALADDRDELKLSDIMRPVRFVLESVTLDKLLVQFLGSRMHLAVVLDEYGGVAGVVTLEDVLEEILGSEIVDETDQVVDMRELARTQRDELTRARNGSTGGDEKE
- a CDS encoding cytochrome c maturation protein CcmE, producing the protein MAKKSNKTVYAVALVLFLGGLSYLIFSGLTQDSVYFLNVTEALAQDRAEIGNARLFGKVSPARLAIADGKLGADFDLVDKMRHDKTLRVEYKGALPDTFKADVEVIVEGKFSPDGQVFLARTLVTKCPSKYEEKSKQMDMQQGQAG
- a CDS encoding heme lyase CcmF/NrfE family subunit gives rise to the protein MHLTGYVGLLFSLLAFLFLAGFAGFAAWTRKGEALTVVERGQFIAACGVIFSTLVLLFALTARDYSFRYVYNNVDNALSFVYTLTALWGGREGSLLCWELIIALSGMIFMVTPGYRSLGSDTKLFFWMFFLTVQGFFLLLLTGWSNPFIEIVPAPGDGRGLNPLLRNPGMIFHPPLLFMGFALYTIPACAALASSIAGEKKSWIKVVRNWNVLSWVFLTAGIVLGGWWSYMELGWGGYWAWDPVENASLIPWFAGTAVLHTSIIESRRNALQRTNVFLMSLTFILCIFSTYLTRSGVIDSLHTFGASGVAQPLFWSMVATLVVTLMVTFLSERPTHRTLSDFLSRQGLLVITAWFLLALGLVVTLGTMWPVISRLWTASPMGLDAHFYNRVCLPFMALLVLLFCFCPWLGWKGGIRDKKGFIAVSAVLVVAFAAFYLSGVTNVLAALTAAASVAALAGIGLLFALYPAVRAMRQSWGAYGVHLGLVLLALGVAFSGPYKTEREVVLAQGESVSIGEFTVTYAGLREDRNVGDIEVRATATLAVTKDGRDVGVLQPDKRMYKNFPNQQFAEVGTIPSLGDELYATLLGLTEDNKASFKISVNPLVNWIWIGGTIMCLLAFLLLKRTPRPGEVR
- a CDS encoding ABC transporter ATP-binding protein, which produces MAGPGKPLLTVRRAAKFFGSKLVFKEISCEVRSGEILLVAGPNGAGKSTLMRIMAGLSKPSAGEVLRGLEPEETAYLGHATFIYPGLTALENLRFWASMYGLSPTRDELMALLKRVGLERAAEEKAGAFSRGMAQRLNLARVYQADPKLIFLDEPGTGLDPASLKRLRAEIAGLRDHGTAIVWISHHVAEDAALADTVLALGGRRVEYFGPASDFTPEGAC